AGTAATACAAGGCTGATTGCTTTAAGCCCTAAGTTACAAGGCCTGAAGCTAAAAGCTTATTTTATTCAGAATATTATtatgttttgaaatttaattgatAAACAAATTtaatagtatatttaaaaaataacagATTTTTGggactttttttttaatattaatcttttaaaatgtatacattataaaaaattaaaaattttaaaaatatgaaaagtAGATAGAAATTATTTTTTGATTTGGTGTTTTTAGACTTGAGGATTTTGCTATTTTAGCGTAATTCACTTGGTGTGATCTAAAACGTGCCGCATTCTAGGTAACTATGTATGAAACTAATTTGACTCCAATTCTTATGGGGTCCATGACATGGAAAATTTAACAGTGcaggtttttttcttttttcctcatCACCATTTTTGTTCTTCCTCTTATTCATTGTCATTGTCTTATTCTTTGTCCTTTTGGCAAATCAGCAAATGGCAAAAGGAAAGAGAGAACTTTTCTGGTTGTTTGTTCTTcttttgaaatgatgagatggtGTTGCTTGTAACATGATTGGTTTGCTGTTGGGCTTGTTCAAAGTTAATTTTTTGATGTAGTTTGACTTCTATATGTAGGTATACTCCTATATCAGACCCAGATGCCAAGGGATATTTTGACTTATTAATTAAGGTATGCAGTTATTGATATGGGcagtttttctctctctctctctccccttcaGTTTAGACTTTTAAAGATATTTCCATCATAATATAATTCCCAAATTCCCGCAAATTGTTGCAGGTTTATCCTGAGGGCAAAATGAGTCAGCATTTTGCCAGCTTAAAGCCTGATGATGTTGTTGAAGTTAAAGGGTAAGCTATTCACTTATATGAGTTAGCAGAAATTTTACTGTATGCCATCTTTAATATTGAAATGTATCTGCCTGCTGCAGGCCCATTGAAAAGCTTAGATATTCTCCCAATATGAAGAAACACATTGGCATGGTAAGAGCTGGTTATCTAGAAATTTGAAGCATATCCAAATCAATGGCAGAGCCATGTTGGGAACAGTTGGGGAGCCACGGCCCCCCCTACTACCAACAGCTTCCCGTTAACTTGTTAGAAGAAATCTTATTTAATTAACAAAtactatataaatatatgaatataaataaataattacttaaattTATTCAATGGTTTTAAATTATTCGTTATAATTTAATAtggttattaaaaatttttacgattccaatatttttctattattagcttgtattaattaaataaatatttcattTTGATTTatgattttcaaaataaaaagtaTACTTTAATGAATCTTTATTAGGAAAACATGAAATTGACTTTCATTATTAGTTTTGTATATTCAAAGGGATTTTCTAATGAATTGGtggtgttatttttttttattaattttaataatttgattaatttctCATTATATAATTAATGTGTCCTATATGAGTGTGTGCAAACGCATATATACAAGTACTGCACTTATAATATTTGTCAATATATATGTATTCTGTTCATTTAGATTGCAGGTGGAACAGGCATTACTCCAATGCTTCAAGTAATTGAGGCTATCCTTAAGAATCCCGATGACAACACTAAGGTTTTTGTTATTTTCTGCAATCTTTGCCTTATGCCGTATTTTACATTTATTTCCATCCCCTCACTTAATAAATGATCGAATTCGTTATCATTGGATGGACTTGTTGCAAAAGTTTTTTTCACATATGATAAGTTTCAAGGCCATTTGTTTTTGTATATCCAATGCATTTTAGAAACTTTCATGTTTGGACTCCCCGATAAATCAATCTTGATTAGTTATTATCTCAACAGGTTTCCTTGCTTTATGCCAATATCTCCCCTGATGACATCCTACTTAAACAGAAGCTTGACTTCCTTGCTactagccacccaaatttaaagGTGTCAGTTACTtgatttttcaaaaattgatgTATTAGCCAAAAAGGGCTATGTTTCTCCATTGAAAACTACTAGCTATTTCTGTGCTAAAAATTTTGCAGGTATTCTACACAGTAGACAATCCATCAAAGAACTGGAAAGGAGGAACAGGATACATATCAAAGGATATGGTTGTGAAAGGCTTACCTGGTCCTAGCGATGATACACTTATCCTGGTAAGTAAAATCTACAGCTTCACCTCTACAAACATAGCTAGTTCAGCTAGATGATGATCAAATCTGTACTTGAGTTGTACTCCATTGACTTGAGCATATATTTTCCCTTTTCAATGTGTTTATTCAATTTGAAAACTAAAAGTAGGGCATTCTTGTTTATCAAAATTGTTTTTGCATCCTTGTATCatgttttctctttctcaaaataTCATTTATTCACACTTTTGGGCtattttaatctcattttctagAAAAAATTTAAGGTGTCAATCAACCTGATGAATTTTCATTCATGATGACAGACAAACAGAAAAATATAACAAACACCTTTTATTTTGTATCCTTTATTTGAGCTTTAATGCTTTATTCAAGCTAAACTGAGATTCATTTTCGCAGTAGTGCATTGCTGCTTGACAGTGGAGCTGTgggtctcttttatttttccaatGCTTTTAGTTCCATAACTGTTGCATTATCTACCTTTTGCAAGTCTTGCTTGTCCATAGTGATTTCTATtaactatttttattattattattattattattattattacttattGGCATGGAAAGTGCTACAAGAGTATGACTTGTTTCAAATGCCTAACTCTTGTTTGCTCATTCAGGTATGTGGGCCCCCTGGAATGATGAAGCACATATCTGGTGATAAGGCTAAAGACTACTCGCAGGGAGAGGTAAGAAATGGTGTTTCTACATCTTTGTTCTGACTGGTTACacaattgttggtttttgatacaAGCTCCCTTTTATTTGCTATGTTGCAGCTCACTGGCATACTCAAAGATCTCGGATATACTGAGCAAATGGTTTACAAATTTTAATAGAGACATTTAAGCATGTTATTATCAAATTTTGAATAAGGCAAAAGGCTTTCTTTGCCCTTTGAGTATCTCTAAAATGTCCTTTAGAGTCAAATAAGTCATTTAACTGTgtccaaataaattttatattttttaattttaatccaATTAAGTTTAATTTAGTCGCTTGTATTACGTGACTGTTATCTAACAGTTCTATAAAATGTTACCctcaaaaaattaatataatattattttaacaattttttttttcatttcaaaactaaaaaatttcaaCCGAAACTAACGAAAATTTTGAGCTAAAAATATTtaatgtaattatttttttatcagcTTGGGGTTATTGCGTTTTTTGTTCTTTTTTAATACTGTGGTGAGTCCATCTAATTTTAGCTCTAGATTGGTGGATTGGATATATTTTTGTGAGTTGAACTCGTTAAGATCAGTGGGTGTGTTTACCACCATGCGTGCTGGTAAGGAATGTCAATGGGGCGAGAATCTGTTAGAGTTGAGACTTTTCCACCGGAGgtcg
Above is a genomic segment from Hevea brasiliensis isolate MT/VB/25A 57/8 chromosome 17, ASM3005281v1, whole genome shotgun sequence containing:
- the LOC110655674 gene encoding NADH-cytochrome b5 reductase-like protein — protein: MASTFFRRMAKAVPIGFRGQHKSNYGAFRIPFGAIAAVSGGISYVYYYSSPNLAHLDQVKEDTFPKVALKPDKWIEFKLQDTARVSHNTQLFRFSFDPSAKLGLDIASCILTRAPLGQDAEGKTKYVIRPYTPISDPDAKGYFDLLIKVYPEGKMSQHFASLKPDDVVEVKGPIEKLRYSPNMKKHIGMIAGGTGITPMLQVIEAILKNPDDNTKVSLLYANISPDDILLKQKLDFLATSHPNLKVFYTVDNPSKNWKGGTGYISKDMVVKGLPGPSDDTLILVCGPPGMMKHISGDKAKDYSQGELTGILKDLGYTEQMVYKF